AAACTTGCCTTAATTATTGCTTTTCAATTGAAATGAAAACTAGCGAacttttttggaaatttgaTCAATCAGTTCGTTGATTCGGTCACTTCTGCCTCTCAATGTTTTCGGGTGGGGTCCAATCATCTGGATGAACTGAGGAACGTCCGGGGAAACCTAttgcaattaaatttatttatttaatgcaCAGGAAAGCGTAGAAAAACTTTTCTGAAAACTTACTAGAGTAAATTTAGCCAAAGCTTTCATCGTTCGGAAGAGGTGCTCCTCGGTTGGCTCCGAATTGAAGAACTGCAGTAGCGCCATCGACAGTTCGACCGCTACATCGTCGAATACTACCGTTTTGACTTCCTTGGATGCCAGATTGTGAACCAGCGCAGTTCCGATGTCCTTCAGTCGGGGACAGGCCGATAGCAAACAATGGAC
This region of Topomyia yanbarensis strain Yona2022 unplaced genomic scaffold, ASM3024719v1 HiC_scaffold_487, whole genome shotgun sequence genomic DNA includes:
- the LOC131695634 gene encoding uncharacterized protein LOC131695634, with amino-acid sequence MLRDSSLSTEVRVHLLRALGNAALKDDIILLLHQDRREHVLMNFAQDIDKHPPEEQQAIALFMCNLFENDNASEWLLYISEWSYNNQTTSNIRATTKVAVHCLLSACPRLKDIGTALVHNLASKEVKTVVFDDVAVELSMALLQFFNSEPTEEHLFRTMKALAKFTLVSPDVPQFIQMIGPHPKTLRGRSDRINELIDQISKKVR